From Bacteroidales bacterium:
TACATTCATTTTATTCCCAATTCAATAAATCAACAAATCAACAAATCAACAAATCAACAAATAAATGAAGTGGTATATTTGCTTCCAAACTGATTTTTACTATGTCGCTTTTTATTGATGTTATCGATTCGCTGAGCAACCGGGTTAAACAATCGTTTATATCGGTCATTGATTCGGAAAAAAAGGACCAGGAACGGACCATACGAAAGATCTGTGATTTCTGCAGGAGTTATCTCGATTACGGGGAATTGCGCTATGACCGTATGGAAAACGGAATCACGGAGATTGAAGAAATTAATCATCCGACTCCCTTATTGATCATGCTCCTTGCTGTTATGAATGAATCGCTCGATGAAGATGATGTGGCTCTTAAGCAACTGAGACAGTTCTCCGGAACATCAACCGCCTCGGATTTCAGGCATGAACTTGAAGATTTTACCATCATTGGAGAAACCATCACACTGAAAAAATATGAAAACCTGGAACAGGCGGCGGGACTCATAATTGACAAATACACCGATGAAACGACAATAACGGATACATTGTCGAACCTGTACCTGAAAATTGACGACGAAAAATATAACGGCTTATTCCTGAAACTGCTTGAAAAGGCAAAAGAGAAATACACCGCCACCATTGCGCTTGAAAGCCTTACCGGTTTTATCAGTATTAAAGGCCAGGATTACCAGCGGGCGCTTGCGTCATTTTTAGCCATTAAGGATAAGATTGAGGCTGACCGGGAGAATGCCTATTACAATTATAATATGGCATCTACGCTCGATAATATTGCTGCCTGTTACCTGAAACTTGGCGATACTGCCAGGACAATTGAAGCCTGTGACGCTGCGCTTGATTTTGAAATACATGCAGGGGAGGTGAAGGTCGGCAGCCCCGTACTGTACAAGAAAGCCGAGGCTCTGATCATGGCCGGCGATAAAGAAAAAGCCCTTGCCATTGCCCACCAGATCCTCGCCGAATTTCCGGAGGATGAAATGGCGCTGGAGTTGGCGAAGAAGAGTAGGGAGTAAGGAGTAAGGAGCAGGGAGTGGGGAGTAAGGAGAAAGAGTCTGGGCTTTCGGTCACATAGGTCTTATAGGTCACATAGGTCTCATAAATGAACACTGAACAAGGAACACCGAATTAAGATTTAGGAAGATTATCGCAAAGACGGATCAATAATCTCCGGAAACCATGTCCTGAACCAAGAACGCTCATCGTAGGTATTTCCGGCTGAAGCATAATCGCAGAGAACCATGGAAACCGGCCGGGGACCTTCTTCAGCATAGGATTCAGGTAAAAATTCAGCGCTGAATTGCATCCAGATGGAGGGATCGTTACTTTTTACGGGAGTCATGCTCAATATCCCGTTTTTTGTAACAGGTTCTGCAATGGCGTCGGGATTTGGTCCCGGAAGCCTTGAGTCTCTGGCCATCACTATTGGTCCCCTTGTTATCGCAAAATAAGCCGGCTTTCCTTCGAGTTTATGAATTTCCGCAGGCATATCCAGGTTAAGCACTATAACATCACCCTGTTTCCAAACCCTTGTCAGCGAAATAATACCATTTTCATCTTTGGGATCAAATGTATAACCGTTTACTTGAATCGAGATATTTCTGCACCAGGCGGGTTTTCGGATTTGCAGTTTAAATATATATTCATCAGGTACCGAAACGGTAATCTGCACATTACCATCGGCTGGATAATCGGTGACTTCTGTAAGTTTAATTTCCTTTCCGCCAGGCGGAATCAGTGAATAGGTACCCGGAACGAAGAAATTTATCCGTACTCCTTCTGAATAAAACATGTTAATTGCTTTCGGAAACAGAAACAGCGCACGGGGTCCACTCGCCACGCAGCAATTCATTCCCATCCCGCACTGTTCGGTTCCTTTCATGCGTTCACCTGAAAGGGGAGAATATTTTGCCCAGTCACTCCCGTCGGGCAACAGCGAACCGAGCAGTGCATTATAAAACGACTGTTCAATGGCATCGGCATATTTAGCTTCACCGGTAAGCCTGAGAAGCTGGTAGCTCAGTTTAATCCAGGTAACTGTCACACAGGTTTCCTGGTAATGATGAATTGGCAGGGCCTGTAGCCTGTTGCCGCCGAACCAGCACTCCTTTGACGCACCTGAACCGGCAATGTTAATTTCAGTATCGTTTATATTCTGCCATACTTTTTCAACTGCTTCAAGATATTCTGCTTTTCCTGTCAACCGGTAAAGCTCTGTAAGGCCTTCGTAACATGACATCATTTCATAGGCTTTCTGGCCCTGCTCCCAGCCATACCAGTCGCCCGAAGGTGGCGGGAACCGGCTGGCCACATCAACGCCTGCTTTTGATAAAAGCTGCGGGCCATCTGGCGTTTCCCATTCGCGTACAATTTCTTCGGCAAAATCAATATACTTTTTGTTTTTTGTGATACCATACAACAGGCAAATCGGTTCGAGCACAGAAGAAGCGGCCATCCCATGGTGATTGCCGAGTTTTACAATTTTTAGCTGCTTTGATTTCAGTTCGCCTATTAACCCGTCAGCAATTTTACAAGCCGAATTCAAGCATTGTTTGTCGCCGG
This genomic window contains:
- a CDS encoding beta-L-arabinofuranosidase domain-containing protein, with amino-acid sequence MNRLLFLLSLVVGTLPLKSQNIVADKLITTGECSISGYIGEKLNLVLNNRIIAQDVNTLVNPFTVRGETSCWQSEFWGKWLTSAVLAEAYQPSPVLKKHLEDAVKGLIATQSADGYIGNYTPEHRLEAWDIWGRKYCMLGLISYFNSTGDKQCLNSACKIADGLIGELKSKQLKIVKLGNHHGMAASSVLEPICLLYGITKNKKYIDFAEEIVREWETPDGPQLLSKAGVDVASRFPPPSGDWYGWEQGQKAYEMMSCYEGLTELYRLTGKAEYLEAVEKVWQNINDTEINIAGSGASKECWFGGNRLQALPIHHYQETCVTVTWIKLSYQLLRLTGEAKYADAIEQSFYNALLGSLLPDGSDWAKYSPLSGERMKGTEQCGMGMNCCVASGPRALFLFPKAINMFYSEGVRINFFVPGTYSLIPPGGKEIKLTEVTDYPADGNVQITVSVPDEYIFKLQIRKPAWCRNISIQVNGYTFDPKDENGIISLTRVWKQGDVIVLNLDMPAEIHKLEGKPAYFAITRGPIVMARDSRLPGPNPDAIAEPVTKNGILSMTPVKSNDPSIWMQFSAEFLPESYAEEGPRPVSMVLCDYASAGNTYDERSWFRTWFPEIIDPSLR
- a CDS encoding tetratricopeptide repeat protein encodes the protein MSLFIDVIDSLSNRVKQSFISVIDSEKKDQERTIRKICDFCRSYLDYGELRYDRMENGITEIEEINHPTPLLIMLLAVMNESLDEDDVALKQLRQFSGTSTASDFRHELEDFTIIGETITLKKYENLEQAAGLIIDKYTDETTITDTLSNLYLKIDDEKYNGLFLKLLEKAKEKYTATIALESLTGFISIKGQDYQRALASFLAIKDKIEADRENAYYNYNMASTLDNIAACYLKLGDTARTIEACDAALDFEIHAGEVKVGSPVLYKKAEALIMAGDKEKALAIAHQILAEFPEDEMALELAKKSRE